From Calothrix sp. PCC 6303, a single genomic window includes:
- the rplK gene encoding 50S ribosomal protein L11 produces MAKKVVAVIKLALNAGKANPAPPVGPALGQHGVNIMMFCKEYNAKTADQAGTVIPVEISVFEDRSFTFVLKTPPASILIKKAAKIEAGSNEPNKKKVGQITREQLQQIAQTKLPDLNANDIDAAMKIIEGTAKNMGVTIAD; encoded by the coding sequence ATGGCGAAGAAAGTTGTCGCGGTTATCAAGTTGGCTTTAAATGCCGGAAAAGCCAACCCCGCACCGCCTGTTGGTCCAGCATTGGGTCAGCATGGTGTGAATATCATGATGTTTTGTAAGGAATACAACGCTAAAACAGCAGACCAAGCTGGAACGGTAATTCCTGTAGAGATTTCGGTGTTTGAAGACCGGAGTTTTACATTCGTCCTCAAAACACCCCCCGCATCGATTCTAATTAAGAAAGCAGCGAAAATTGAAGCTGGTTCAAATGAACCCAACAAAAAAAAGGTTGGGCAAATTACCCGGGAACAATTACAGCAAATTGCTCAAACTAAGCTACCCGATCTCAATGCTAACGACATCGATGCAGCAATGAAGATTATCGAAGGTACAGCCAAGAATATGGGTGTCACCATCGCTGATTAG
- a CDS encoding TMEM165/GDT1 family protein codes for MDWHLLGISFITVFLSELGDKSQLAAIALSGQGKSSRAVFFGTAGALLLTSLLGVLAGGAVSEFLPTRLLKAIACAGFAVLAIRLLFFNNEEAESVE; via the coding sequence ATGGATTGGCATCTTTTAGGAATCAGCTTTATTACAGTCTTTTTATCAGAGTTGGGAGACAAAAGCCAGCTAGCAGCGATCGCGCTTTCCGGTCAAGGTAAGTCATCTCGTGCTGTATTTTTTGGTACAGCCGGGGCACTGTTGCTAACAAGCCTTTTAGGTGTATTGGCTGGAGGTGCAGTTTCTGAGTTTTTACCCACTCGGTTGCTCAAAGCGATCGCATGTGCGGGATTTGCGGTTCTGGCAATCCGCTTGTTGTTTTTCAACAACGAAGAAGCAGAATCTGTGGAATAA
- a CDS encoding HetP family heterocyst commitment protein produces MNHDNSGISSSFEKKANREQFDQVVEAILAGKYSWACVLMLRFSGYNPLHYIPYRTYNRLLKENSTSKKSNQQLHDEINKIKTTSDKSSENRLAAACLNKIKDLAYMEVGGQKKNKSRNSGTWEDWLSTQIDESQSNDSNLSEKTSGNSSLRLMDK; encoded by the coding sequence ATGAATCACGATAATTCTGGTATTAGTAGCAGTTTTGAAAAGAAAGCTAACCGCGAACAATTCGATCAAGTAGTCGAAGCAATTCTGGCAGGGAAGTATTCTTGGGCTTGTGTTTTGATGCTGCGTTTCTCCGGATATAATCCTCTGCATTACATTCCCTACAGAACTTATAATCGCTTACTTAAGGAAAACTCTACTTCCAAAAAATCAAATCAACAGCTACATGATGAAATAAATAAAATTAAAACAACATCAGATAAATCATCTGAAAACAGATTAGCAGCAGCTTGCTTGAACAAGATTAAAGATTTAGCATACATGGAAGTTGGTGGACAGAAAAAAAATAAATCTCGTAATAGCGGAACTTGGGAAGATTGGTTATCGACACAAATAGACGAATCTCAATCGAATGATTCTAATCTATCGGAAAAAACCTCTGGAAATAGCAGTTTGAGGCTTATGGACAAGTAG
- the rplL gene encoding 50S ribosomal protein L7/L12, translating into MSAATDTILEQLKGLTLLEASELVKQIEEAFGVSAAAPAGGMMMMAAAPGAAAEAVEEKTEFDAILDAVPADKKIAVLKIVRELTGLGLKEAKDLVEAAPKAVFEAVGKEKAEDAKKRIEEAGGKVTVK; encoded by the coding sequence ATGTCCGCTGCAACCGATACCATTTTAGAACAGTTGAAAGGTTTGACTTTACTTGAAGCATCTGAATTAGTTAAACAAATCGAAGAAGCATTCGGCGTTAGTGCAGCTGCACCCGCTGGTGGCATGATGATGATGGCGGCAGCACCTGGTGCAGCTGCTGAAGCTGTAGAAGAAAAAACCGAGTTTGACGCAATTCTTGATGCTGTACCTGCTGATAAGAAAATTGCTGTCCTCAAGATTGTCCGCGAATTGACAGGTTTAGGCTTGAAAGAAGCTAAAGACTTGGTAGAAGCTGCACCAAAAGCTGTATTTGAAGCTGTTGGTAAAGAAAAAGCTGAAGACGCTAAGAAGCGCATCGAAGAAGCTGGTGGTAAAGTTACCGTCAAATAG
- a CDS encoding Uma2 family endonuclease, translated as MVAQIKEAQASTELVITWEALPEDFKLENEPVDNTGQPLLASALSESLEISGFIQPQMLIAANFGLCATLNGQFVAKAPDWLYVPSVLEILPDRKSYTPNLEGDVPALVMEFLSDLDGAEYSYRRTYPPGKLFFYEQILRIPNYVIFAPDGGLLEFYQLENGRYELTQPDENGRNWVSSMGLFLGTWQGTKQGRTGYWLRWWDEAGNLLPWGTERVEQERQRAEQERQRAEQERQQKERLIAYLKSQGIDPDNLPI; from the coding sequence ATGGTAGCCCAGATCAAAGAAGCTCAAGCATCAACAGAACTGGTAATAACTTGGGAAGCATTGCCCGAAGATTTCAAGTTAGAGAACGAACCAGTGGATAATACAGGTCAACCACTTTTGGCTTCTGCTTTGAGCGAAAGTCTCGAAATTAGCGGTTTCATTCAACCTCAGATGCTAATCGCTGCAAATTTTGGTCTTTGTGCCACCCTAAATGGACAATTTGTGGCTAAAGCTCCCGATTGGCTTTATGTTCCCTCTGTTTTGGAGATTTTACCAGACCGTAAGAGCTATACGCCTAATTTGGAAGGTGATGTTCCAGCGCTAGTTATGGAATTTTTATCTGATCTTGATGGGGCAGAATATTCTTATCGGAGAACTTATCCACCTGGAAAATTGTTTTTCTATGAGCAAATTTTACGGATTCCTAATTACGTTATTTTTGCTCCAGATGGTGGTTTGTTAGAGTTTTATCAGTTGGAAAATGGACGCTATGAACTGACGCAACCTGATGAAAATGGTCGGAATTGGGTTTCCTCAATGGGTTTGTTTTTGGGAACATGGCAAGGGACAAAACAAGGTAGAACGGGGTATTGGTTGCGGTGGTGGGATGAAGCTGGTAATTTGTTGCCTTGGGGTACCGAACGTGTGGAACAGGAACGTCAGCGTGCTGAACAGGAACGTCAACGTGCTGAACAGGAACGTCAACAAAAAGAGCGGTTAATTGCCTATTTAAAATCCCAAGGTATTGATCCGGATAATTTGCCCATTTAG
- a CDS encoding ParB N-terminal domain-containing protein, translating to MVKIQEVPLNQIKRPLPRQNDPNKVQALMESIATIGQQEPIDVLEVEGQYYGFSGCHRYEACQRLGQQTILARVRKAPQSVLKMHLA from the coding sequence ATGGTAAAAATCCAGGAAGTTCCTCTCAATCAAATTAAACGACCATTACCACGTCAAAATGACCCAAATAAAGTTCAAGCTTTGATGGAGTCGATTGCCACAATTGGACAGCAAGAACCCATTGATGTTTTGGAAGTAGAAGGACAATATTATGGATTTTCCGGCTGTCATCGTTATGAAGCTTGTCAGCGTTTAGGACAACAAACCATCCTGGCAAGAGTTCGCAAAGCTCCCCAAAGCGTGTTAAAAATGCATTTAGCGTGA
- a CDS encoding DUF2808 domain-containing protein — protein sequence MGIRLLFGTALATIIGISAYVTKSSQAVQLQDGTVHFIQPPSLVEAGTTHNSVNVWGATYYFTIKLPDKASEPLHKVVINQHEGVDNIRFNLKESVAFAGTRSQKGEKFALQSVISNRQKQTTTITFNPAIPPGKTVTIGLKPVRNPHNEGVYLFGVSASPLGEKTQSQFLGFARLHFYSPGFYNLITN from the coding sequence ATGGGAATTAGATTGTTGTTTGGTACAGCGCTGGCGACTATTATCGGTATCAGTGCATATGTAACAAAGTCTAGTCAAGCGGTACAACTACAGGATGGTACCGTTCATTTTATCCAACCACCCAGCTTGGTAGAGGCTGGAACCACACATAACAGTGTCAATGTCTGGGGTGCAACATACTACTTTACAATCAAACTTCCAGACAAAGCATCTGAACCTTTGCACAAAGTCGTCATTAATCAGCACGAAGGAGTAGATAATATTCGCTTCAACCTCAAAGAAAGTGTTGCTTTTGCAGGGACGCGTTCCCAAAAAGGTGAAAAATTTGCTTTGCAAAGTGTAATTAGCAACCGTCAAAAACAAACTACAACAATCACCTTTAATCCAGCAATCCCACCCGGAAAAACAGTGACAATTGGCTTAAAACCAGTGAGGAATCCCCACAACGAAGGTGTCTACCTATTTGGGGTAAGTGCATCTCCCCTAGGTGAAAAAACACAGAGTCAGTTTTTGGGTTTTGCTAGGTTGCATTTTTATTCTCCGGGTTTTTATAACTTAATTACGAATTGA
- the rplA gene encoding 50S ribosomal protein L1, which yields MTKKLSRRMQALVAKVEDRDYAPLDALALLKETATAKFPEAAEAHIRLGIDPKYTDQQLRTTVALPKGTGNIVRVAVITRGEKVAEATSAGADIVGSEELIDDIAKGMMDFDKLIATPDVMPQVAKLGKMLGPRGLMPSPKGGTVTFDIASAIAEFKAGKLEFRADRTGIVHVMFGKVSFSPEDLLVNLKALQETIDRNRPSGAKGRYWRTMYISSTMGPSIRLDINALRDLKTVD from the coding sequence ATGACCAAGAAATTATCACGCCGAATGCAGGCACTAGTTGCAAAAGTCGAAGATAGAGACTATGCGCCTTTAGATGCATTAGCTTTACTCAAAGAGACCGCAACTGCAAAATTCCCCGAAGCTGCCGAAGCTCATATCCGACTGGGAATTGACCCAAAATATACAGATCAACAATTACGGACAACCGTCGCATTGCCTAAAGGGACTGGGAATATTGTCAGAGTGGCAGTAATTACACGGGGTGAGAAAGTAGCGGAAGCAACCAGTGCTGGTGCGGATATCGTTGGTTCGGAAGAATTAATTGATGATATCGCCAAAGGGATGATGGACTTTGATAAGTTGATTGCCACACCGGATGTGATGCCACAGGTGGCAAAGCTTGGTAAGATGCTTGGTCCTCGTGGTTTGATGCCCTCACCCAAAGGTGGTACAGTTACCTTTGATATTGCAAGCGCGATCGCTGAATTCAAAGCAGGTAAGTTAGAATTTAGAGCCGACCGTACAGGTATCGTCCATGTTATGTTTGGTAAGGTCTCATTTTCACCAGAAGATTTACTGGTAAACTTGAAGGCGTTGCAAGAAACCATTGACCGTAACCGCCCTTCTGGTGCCAAAGGTCGCTACTGGCGGACAATGTATATTTCCTCTACGATGGGACCATCTATTCGCTTGGATATCAATGCCTTGCGCGATTTGAAAACTGTTGATTAG
- a CDS encoding M16 family metallopeptidase, which produces MNLKKLLSTLILTLSLLISTLNPVFADVTNNAKHYTELKLPPLPEVKLPKYERLTLKNGMVVYLMEEHELPLITGTAIVRTGDRLEPQTKVGLAKLTGEVMRSGGTTKHTPDQLNNLLEQRAASVETNIGESMGSASFESLTEDIDTVFDLFAEVLRQPAFAPEKLDLAKNQERGNISRRNDSPESIAQREFAKLIYGKDNPYSRTTEYKTITPIKRDDLVQFYQQYFYPNNIILGIVGDFNSAKIKTLIQSKLGDWKPSLKPIKPQLPQVKQANADKVFFVNQPQLTQSNVLIGHIGGEFKNPDYAALDVLNNVVNGFGGRLFNEVRSRQGLAYSVYGYWSPRYDYPGMFIAGGQTRSDATVQFIKSIKTEIKRLQTEPITAKELAFAKESTLNSFVFNFQDPAQTLSRLMRYEYYGYPPDFLFTYRRGVEATTIQDVQRVAKKYLKPDSLVTLVVGSQTAINPPLTQLKNQVTTIDVTIN; this is translated from the coding sequence ATGAATCTAAAAAAATTACTCTCTACATTAATACTCACCCTGAGTTTATTAATTTCTACCCTGAATCCAGTATTTGCAGATGTCACCAACAATGCTAAACATTACACAGAATTAAAGCTGCCACCATTACCTGAAGTCAAACTGCCGAAATATGAGCGGCTAACTTTGAAAAACGGCATGGTAGTGTACTTGATGGAAGAACATGAACTACCATTGATTACTGGAACCGCGATTGTGCGTACAGGCGATCGCTTGGAGCCACAAACGAAGGTAGGATTAGCAAAGTTAACTGGTGAAGTCATGCGAAGTGGTGGCACTACCAAGCATACACCTGACCAACTCAATAATTTATTAGAACAACGTGCCGCATCTGTAGAAACCAACATCGGTGAATCTATGGGTAGCGCTAGTTTTGAATCCCTAACCGAAGATATTGATACGGTATTTGATCTCTTTGCTGAGGTGTTGCGACAACCAGCTTTTGCCCCCGAAAAACTAGATTTAGCCAAAAATCAAGAACGCGGTAATATTTCCCGCCGTAACGATAGTCCTGAAAGCATAGCCCAGAGGGAATTTGCTAAACTCATCTATGGCAAAGACAACCCCTACTCCCGCACCACCGAATACAAAACTATCACCCCAATTAAACGTGACGATTTAGTCCAGTTTTACCAACAGTATTTTTATCCGAATAACATCATTCTCGGTATAGTTGGCGACTTTAATTCAGCAAAAATCAAAACCCTAATTCAAAGTAAGTTAGGGGATTGGAAACCTAGCCTTAAACCCATCAAACCCCAACTTCCCCAAGTTAAACAGGCTAATGCAGATAAAGTCTTTTTTGTCAATCAACCACAACTAACTCAAAGTAATGTTCTGATTGGACACATTGGTGGAGAATTTAAGAACCCCGATTATGCGGCACTAGATGTCCTAAATAATGTAGTAAATGGCTTTGGGGGAAGGCTTTTTAACGAAGTGCGATCGCGTCAAGGATTGGCATACTCAGTATACGGCTATTGGAGTCCTCGCTATGATTATCCTGGTATGTTTATCGCTGGTGGACAAACCCGTTCTGATGCAACTGTTCAATTTATTAAATCCATCAAAACTGAAATCAAACGTCTACAAACTGAACCCATCACCGCCAAAGAACTAGCATTTGCCAAAGAATCAACCCTCAATTCTTTTGTCTTTAACTTCCAAGATCCCGCTCAAACCCTATCGCGCTTAATGCGGTACGAATATTATGGTTATCCCCCAGACTTCCTATTTACCTATCGTCGAGGAGTTGAAGCCACAACTATTCAAGATGTACAACGAGTCGCCAAAAAATACCTCAAACCTGATAGCTTAGTAACATTAGTTGTAGGTAGTCAAACTGCCATTAATCCGCCACTAACCCAATTGAAAAATCAAGTTACAACCATCGATGTGACGATTAATTAA
- the rplJ gene encoding 50S ribosomal protein L10, translating into MGRSVEDKKAIVAELKESLGETTLALVIDYQGLTVAEMKDLRRKLRPSGATCKVTKNTFMGIAIREQEQWQPLTELLKGSNAFLLVKEDFSSAIKAYQEFQKATKDKTKLRGGVMDGKLLKEADVKVLGDLPSKEQLMAQIAGALNAVTTKIAVGINEVPASLGRALQAVADKDGSSSSDGSDNSSEESAS; encoded by the coding sequence ATGGGTAGAAGTGTTGAGGATAAAAAGGCGATAGTTGCCGAACTCAAAGAAAGCTTGGGTGAGACAACTTTAGCACTAGTCATTGACTATCAAGGTCTGACTGTTGCCGAAATGAAAGACTTACGGCGGAAACTGCGTCCGAGCGGAGCTACGTGTAAGGTCACAAAAAATACCTTTATGGGTATTGCCATTCGAGAACAAGAACAATGGCAACCTTTAACAGAGTTACTCAAAGGTTCTAATGCTTTCTTGCTGGTTAAAGAAGATTTTTCTTCGGCAATCAAAGCCTACCAAGAGTTTCAAAAAGCTACCAAAGATAAAACCAAGCTTCGTGGTGGAGTCATGGATGGCAAGCTGCTGAAAGAAGCAGATGTCAAAGTCTTGGGAGATTTACCATCCAAAGAACAACTCATGGCACAAATTGCTGGTGCCCTCAATGCAGTCACTACCAAGATTGCTGTGGGTATCAACGAAGTTCCCGCATCTTTGGGACGTGCTTTGCAAGCTGTTGCTGACAAAGACGGTAGCAGCAGTAGCGATGGCAGTGACAATAGCAGCGAAGAAAGTGCTAGCTAA
- a CDS encoding SpoIID/LytB domain-containing protein, protein MLQSTNHEESTKNEQKFTLTQVRLGKVLPSSIRNVGKQITFGRFCYATITTFCLVGLTGASDPSVGKKQDDVELRIGIVQRFGDNPKEVLQLQPTKGDRLRLNFKTASGDKTIVTEQAVKMEVTMQPLQTAVVEERLVLGTFRTYETAEDNAKKWKEQGIEVEIAQPERWQVWAKRDTYSTPLVRRLLMRSLKSAGKTAPQIETQILKQSPTISWVVNGVRYSPSNLEITSDQNLILVSEGIKKDSKIQINSEKARLYPGRLELQPNAYGTYSLVNEVPLETYLRGVVPYEIGANSPVAALEAQAILARTYVLRNLRRFAIDNYELCADTHCQVYYGLKGISPATDKAIASTRGRVLTYKNELVDALYSASTGGVTASFTDVWYGDDRPYLRPIIDSAQGIWNLSNKSLADESNFQAFINQKDGFNGSGWQLFRWKRETSLEDIAKGLQKFLKVKNSPYAKLKEVRELKVAERSESGRILKLDVTTDIGEFSLRKDEVRSAFYAPISTLFYLQPVNKGQPGTWGYAFVGGGMGHGVGLSQTGAQNLAKLGWATDKILQFYYPGTQLQALNDKIKR, encoded by the coding sequence ATGTTGCAATCTACTAATCACGAAGAATCTACGAAAAATGAGCAAAAATTTACGCTGACTCAGGTGAGATTGGGGAAGGTTTTGCCGTCATCCATCAGAAATGTGGGTAAACAAATTACCTTTGGCAGATTTTGCTACGCAACAATCACGACATTTTGCTTAGTAGGTTTAACGGGTGCATCTGATCCATCAGTGGGTAAAAAACAGGATGATGTAGAGTTAAGAATTGGAATTGTCCAGCGGTTTGGGGATAATCCGAAAGAAGTGTTACAGTTACAACCGACAAAAGGCGATCGGCTACGGTTGAATTTTAAGACAGCTAGTGGTGATAAAACTATAGTCACTGAGCAAGCAGTGAAAATGGAAGTGACTATGCAACCACTGCAAACTGCTGTAGTGGAAGAAAGGTTAGTATTAGGGACTTTCCGTACCTATGAAACCGCCGAAGATAACGCCAAGAAGTGGAAAGAACAGGGAATAGAAGTGGAAATTGCCCAACCTGAAAGGTGGCAAGTTTGGGCAAAGCGGGATACCTATAGTACTCCATTAGTGCGTCGTTTGTTAATGCGATCGCTTAAAAGCGCGGGAAAGACAGCACCCCAAATTGAAACCCAAATTCTTAAACAGTCACCAACGATAAGTTGGGTTGTGAATGGTGTGCGTTATAGTCCGAGTAATTTGGAAATTACCAGCGATCAAAATTTGATTTTGGTAAGTGAAGGTATAAAGAAAGACAGCAAAATTCAAATTAACTCAGAAAAAGCCCGCCTCTATCCTGGTAGATTGGAGCTACAACCGAATGCTTATGGGACGTACAGCTTAGTTAATGAAGTACCCTTAGAAACCTATTTACGCGGAGTCGTACCCTATGAAATCGGTGCAAATTCCCCAGTAGCCGCACTAGAAGCACAGGCAATATTGGCTCGTACCTATGTCCTGCGGAATTTACGGAGATTCGCTATAGATAATTACGAGCTATGTGCAGACACCCACTGCCAAGTTTATTACGGACTCAAAGGAATATCCCCCGCAACCGATAAAGCGATCGCATCCACGCGCGGAAGGGTATTAACATATAAAAATGAATTGGTTGACGCGCTATATTCAGCCAGTACGGGTGGTGTAACTGCTTCATTTACGGATGTATGGTATGGTGATGACCGTCCTTATTTACGACCAATTATTGATTCTGCTCAAGGCATTTGGAATTTATCTAACAAAAGTTTGGCAGATGAAAGCAATTTTCAAGCTTTTATTAATCAAAAAGATGGTTTCAATGGTTCAGGATGGCAGTTATTCCGTTGGAAACGAGAAACTAGTCTCGAAGATATTGCCAAGGGTTTACAGAAGTTTCTCAAAGTAAAAAATAGTCCCTACGCTAAATTAAAAGAAGTTCGTGAACTCAAGGTAGCTGAACGTAGCGAGAGTGGACGGATTCTCAAATTAGATGTCACAACTGACATTGGCGAATTTAGTTTACGTAAAGATGAAGTTCGCAGTGCATTTTATGCCCCTATTAGCACCTTATTTTACCTACAACCAGTAAATAAAGGTCAACCCGGTACTTGGGGATACGCTTTTGTGGGGGGTGGAATGGGACATGGAGTGGGTTTAAGTCAAACTGGCGCTCAAAATTTGGCAAAATTAGGTTGGGCAACTGATAAAATTCTTCAGTTCTATTATCCTGGAACCCAACTTCAGGCACTTAATGACAAAATAAAAAGATGA
- the secE gene encoding preprotein translocase subunit SecE, with the protein MSKKNEAEMPESSPGSSLGNFIQGTKEEFEKVVWPSRQQLFSESAAVLLMVFLSAFLIFFVDKFFIWAAAVIFNKTQTVASLIGLLDRLF; encoded by the coding sequence GTGTCCAAAAAAAATGAAGCCGAAATGCCAGAGTCATCCCCTGGAAGCAGCTTGGGGAACTTTATTCAAGGTACTAAGGAAGAATTCGAGAAAGTAGTCTGGCCCAGTCGTCAACAGTTATTCAGCGAATCGGCTGCTGTATTGTTGATGGTGTTCCTCAGTGCATTTTTGATCTTTTTTGTTGATAAATTCTTTATTTGGGCAGCGGCAGTTATATTTAACAAAACCCAGACCGTTGCCTCTTTGATCGGTCTATTGGATAGATTATTTTAG
- a CDS encoding M16 family metallopeptidase, translating into MNQLKRLFASLLTLAMIWWSLPAGNALAKTTQNQGSIQPYLQQVVNNLTEFRLDNGMKFLVLERHQAPVVSFLTYADVGGVNEESGKTGIAHFLEHLAFKGTTRIATKDYQAEKPLLERLEELDNQIRTAKAANQQEKVTSLTAEFQQVEAKATALVNQNELGRIVEQAGGVGLNASTSTEATKYFYSFPANKLELWMSLESERFLEPVFREFYKEKDVILEERRLRVDNSPIGLMIEKFNDVAYQVHPYKRPVIGYEQDIRNLTPADLREFFATHYTPNNLTIAVVGDVNPVQVKQLAQTYFGRFQTKAKPQTKIPVEPKQTETRQITVELPSQPWYLEGYHRPAITHPDDAVYDIIARILSDGRTSRLYKSLVEQKQLALSAQGFSGFPGDKYPNLMLFYALTAPGKSVDTVATALRQEIDKLQIETVTPEELQRVKVQAKAELVRSLDSNMGMAQQLLEYEVKTGSWKNLFAKLEQVAAVTPEDIQRVSKATFTAENRTVGKLLSKKV; encoded by the coding sequence ATGAATCAATTGAAAAGGTTATTTGCATCTCTACTCACACTCGCAATGATATGGTGGAGTTTACCAGCAGGAAATGCCCTAGCCAAAACTACCCAAAATCAAGGCTCAATCCAACCCTATCTCCAACAGGTAGTCAATAATCTCACAGAATTTCGCCTCGATAACGGGATGAAATTCCTAGTTTTAGAACGTCATCAAGCCCCAGTAGTTTCTTTTCTCACCTATGCTGATGTGGGTGGTGTAAATGAAGAATCAGGGAAAACAGGAATAGCGCACTTTCTCGAACATTTGGCATTTAAAGGGACAACCCGCATTGCCACCAAAGATTACCAAGCAGAAAAACCCCTGTTAGAACGTTTAGAAGAGTTGGATAATCAGATTAGAACTGCAAAAGCTGCCAACCAGCAGGAAAAAGTCACCTCCCTAACAGCCGAATTTCAGCAAGTTGAAGCTAAAGCAACCGCATTGGTTAACCAGAATGAACTTGGGAGAATTGTCGAACAAGCGGGTGGAGTTGGTTTAAATGCGAGCACCTCCACTGAAGCAACTAAATATTTCTATAGTTTCCCTGCAAATAAATTAGAACTGTGGATGTCGTTAGAATCTGAACGGTTTTTAGAACCAGTATTTCGAGAGTTTTATAAAGAAAAAGATGTAATTTTAGAAGAACGTCGTCTAAGGGTGGATAATTCCCCCATCGGTTTGATGATTGAGAAATTTAATGATGTTGCTTACCAGGTTCATCCCTACAAACGTCCGGTAATTGGATATGAACAAGATATTCGCAACCTCACACCAGCAGATTTAAGGGAATTTTTCGCTACCCACTACACACCCAATAATTTAACCATTGCCGTAGTTGGGGATGTGAATCCTGTTCAAGTGAAACAACTCGCGCAAACCTACTTTGGACGCTTCCAAACTAAAGCCAAACCCCAAACAAAAATCCCGGTTGAACCCAAACAAACCGAAACCCGTCAAATTACTGTGGAATTACCTTCCCAACCATGGTATTTGGAAGGTTATCATCGTCCAGCAATTACCCATCCTGATGATGCAGTTTACGATATTATTGCTCGAATTCTCAGTGATGGTAGAACATCAAGATTGTATAAATCTTTGGTTGAACAAAAGCAATTAGCTTTGTCTGCACAGGGTTTTAGTGGTTTTCCCGGTGATAAATACCCGAACCTGATGTTATTTTACGCACTCACTGCACCTGGCAAATCAGTGGATACAGTAGCCACTGCACTGCGGCAAGAAATCGATAAATTACAAATAGAAACTGTCACCCCAGAAGAACTACAAAGAGTTAAAGTTCAAGCCAAAGCTGAGTTAGTGCGATCGCTTGATTCTAATATGGGCATGGCACAACAGTTATTAGAATATGAAGTCAAAACTGGTTCCTGGAAAAACCTCTTTGCCAAACTCGAACAAGTCGCAGCAGTGACACCTGAAGATATTCAACGAGTTTCAAAAGCAACATTCACTGCCGAAAATCGCACAGTTGGGAAATTACTATCTAAGAAGGTTTAA
- the nusG gene encoding transcription termination/antitermination protein NusG gives MDSATGEDFNSGLQSEEDLQSVLNALKESRWYAVQVASGCEKRVKATLEQRIQTFDVADRIVDVKIPHTPAVKIRKDGSRQSTEEKVFPGYVLVRMIMDDDVWQVVRNTSHVINFVGAEQRRGTGRGRGHVKPLPLSHSEVERIFKQTDEQEAVVKIDMATGDKIIVLSGPFKDFEGEVIEVSPERSKLKALLSIFGRDTPVELEFNQVQKQS, from the coding sequence ATGGATTCTGCAACAGGTGAAGATTTTAATTCAGGGTTGCAGTCAGAGGAAGATTTACAAAGCGTATTGAATGCTTTGAAAGAATCGCGCTGGTATGCAGTGCAAGTAGCCTCTGGCTGTGAAAAACGTGTCAAAGCAACTTTGGAGCAACGTATCCAAACATTTGACGTGGCTGATAGAATAGTTGATGTCAAAATTCCCCACACTCCGGCGGTTAAAATTCGTAAAGATGGTAGCCGCCAAAGCACAGAGGAAAAAGTATTTCCCGGATATGTGCTGGTGAGGATGATCATGGATGATGATGTCTGGCAGGTAGTGCGAAACACATCCCATGTCATCAACTTTGTGGGGGCAGAACAAAGACGTGGTACAGGCAGAGGTCGCGGACACGTTAAACCTCTACCGTTAAGTCATTCTGAAGTTGAACGCATTTTCAAACAGACGGACGAACAAGAGGCAGTTGTCAAAATTGATATGGCAACTGGTGATAAGATCATTGTGCTTTCCGGTCCATTTAAGGACTTTGAAGGTGAGGTGATCGAAGTTAGCCCCGAACGGAGTAAACTTAAAGCCCTACTTTCAATTTTTGGACGGGACACACCAGTAGAATTGGAATTCAATCAGGTTCAGAAACAGAGCTAA